The candidate division KSB1 bacterium genome has a segment encoding these proteins:
- the ligA gene encoding NAD-dependent DNA ligase LigA: MQLEQAKRRIEELRQQIHYHNYRYYVLDAPEISDAEYDRLMRELVELEQQFPELVTPDSPTQRVGAPPLEAFETVPHAVPMLSLDNAMNEAELVEFDARVKRALGLSGDVEYMCEPKLDGLGVELVYVDGVFALGSTRGDGMTGENVTQNLRTIKSIPLRLLATAEPPPARLEVRGEVIMEREAFERLNRQREMAGEPLFANPRNAAAGSVRQLDSSITASRSLDYYCYALGRVEGTSFATQQEFLERAKAWGLKVNPHVRLCRGVGEAIAYHQEMQELRDTLPYEIDGVVVKVNRLDLQERLGVRTRSPRWAIASKFEARQETTQIIDIVAQVGRTGALTPVAVMRPVRVGGVEVSRATLHNQDEIDRRDVRIGDWVVVQRAGDVIPEVVAVITSRRTGQEKPYRLPSTCPVCGGPVVRLEGEAVHRCQNMRCPAQLKERIRHFASRRAMDIEGLGDKLVDQLVDKGLVKDVAAIYFLTREQIAELERMGEKSADNLLRAIDASRRRSLDRLVFALGIRFVGEHVAKVLVRAFGSIEALSHATLEQLMSVHGIGPQVAGSVRQFFSQEENLRTLERLRQAGVAMAPAPKVTAGLLAGKTFVFTGALSSFTREEAQRLLEELGGHAASSVSKKTDYVVVGTDPGSKAEKARELGVPMLTEDEFKKLIGR, encoded by the coding sequence GTGCAACTTGAGCAGGCCAAGCGGCGCATCGAGGAGCTGCGACAGCAGATCCACTACCACAACTACCGCTACTACGTGCTCGACGCACCGGAGATCTCCGATGCCGAGTACGACAGGCTGATGCGGGAACTCGTCGAATTGGAGCAGCAATTCCCTGAGCTGGTCACTCCGGATTCACCCACGCAGCGCGTGGGGGCGCCACCGCTGGAGGCCTTCGAGACGGTGCCGCATGCGGTGCCCATGCTCAGCCTGGATAACGCCATGAACGAGGCGGAGTTGGTGGAGTTCGACGCCCGGGTCAAACGTGCCTTGGGCCTCAGCGGGGATGTGGAGTACATGTGCGAGCCGAAGCTCGACGGCTTGGGCGTGGAGCTGGTCTATGTCGATGGCGTCTTTGCCCTGGGATCGACCCGCGGCGACGGGATGACCGGCGAGAACGTGACGCAGAACCTGCGCACCATCAAGAGCATCCCCCTGCGTCTTCTGGCAACTGCCGAGCCGCCGCCGGCGCGGCTGGAGGTACGCGGCGAGGTGATCATGGAGAGGGAGGCCTTCGAGCGTCTGAACCGGCAGCGGGAGATGGCCGGCGAGCCCCTGTTCGCCAACCCCCGTAACGCCGCCGCAGGAAGCGTGCGGCAATTGGACTCGAGCATCACGGCTTCCCGTTCTTTGGACTACTACTGCTACGCCCTTGGCCGGGTGGAGGGAACGTCATTTGCGACGCAACAGGAGTTCCTGGAGCGCGCCAAGGCCTGGGGCCTGAAAGTGAACCCGCACGTCCGGCTGTGTCGCGGCGTTGGTGAGGCAATTGCCTACCACCAGGAGATGCAGGAGTTGCGAGACACGCTGCCTTATGAGATAGACGGTGTGGTGGTGAAGGTGAATCGCCTCGATCTGCAGGAGCGCCTGGGGGTGCGCACCAGGAGCCCGCGCTGGGCCATCGCCTCCAAGTTCGAGGCGCGCCAGGAGACGACGCAGATCATCGACATTGTGGCGCAAGTGGGGCGTACAGGCGCCCTCACGCCGGTGGCAGTCATGCGGCCGGTGCGCGTGGGCGGTGTCGAGGTCAGCAGGGCCACCTTGCACAACCAGGACGAAATCGACCGCAGGGATGTGCGCATCGGCGATTGGGTGGTCGTGCAGCGCGCCGGCGATGTGATCCCGGAGGTGGTGGCAGTCATTACCTCCCGCCGCACCGGGCAGGAGAAGCCCTATCGTTTGCCGTCCACCTGCCCCGTGTGCGGTGGACCTGTGGTGCGCCTGGAGGGCGAGGCAGTGCACCGCTGCCAGAACATGCGCTGCCCCGCGCAGCTCAAGGAGCGCATCCGTCACTTCGCCTCTCGCCGCGCCATGGACATCGAGGGCTTGGGCGACAAGCTGGTGGACCAGCTGGTCGACAAGGGGCTGGTCAAGGATGTGGCCGCCATCTACTTCCTGACGCGAGAGCAGATAGCCGAATTGGAGCGCATGGGGGAAAAATCGGCAGACAACCTGTTGCGCGCCATCGATGCCAGCCGGCGGCGCAGTCTGGATCGCCTGGTCTTCGCGCTTGGCATCCGCTTCGTAGGTGAACACGTGGCCAAGGTGCTGGTCAGGGCATTCGGCAGCATAGAGGCGCTCAGCCACGCCACCTTGGAGCAGCTGATGAGCGTGCACGGCATCGGGCCGCAGGTGGCTGGCAGCGTCCGGCAGTTCTTCTCGCAAGAGGAGAACCTGCGCACGTTGGAGAGGCTGCGCCAGGCAGGGGTCGCCATGGCTCCCGCGCCCAAGGTCACCGCAGGCCTTCTGGCGGGCAAGACTTTTGTGTTTACTGGTGCGCTCTCTTCTTTTACTCGCGAGGAGGCACAGCGGTTGCTGGAAGAATTGGGTGGCCATGCTGCCTCCTCGGTCAGCAAAAAGACCGACTATGTCGTCGTGGGTACCGACCCCGGTTCCAAGGCAGAGAAGGCCCGCGAGCTGGGGGTGCCAATGCTCACGGAAGACGAGTTCAAGAAGCTCATTGGCAGGTGA
- a CDS encoding RtcB family protein gives MSEPKLRKVNDFLWEIPKEGKMRVPGRIYASAEMLPDVTRDNAHEQVANVAQLPGIVKFSLAMPDIHWGYGFPIGGVAAFDMEEGIISPGGVGYDINCGVRLLRTDLERKAIEPKIKEVVAALFRAIPSGVGSKGQLRLSAQEEKQVLVEGAHWAVKNGYGRPEDLDKIEENGKMRGADPSVISAKAMERGRPQLGTLGSGNHFVEVGYVEEVLDEALAEALGMFKDQVTIIVHTGSRGFGHQVCDDYIAVMMRASQKYGIELPDRQLCCAPVKSPEGQQYLAAMACAVNFAFCNRQMITHWTREAFEKAMGMSPRDINVQVVYEVAHNIAKIERHRVDGKEMQLCVHRKGATRAFPPGHPDVPEQYRAIGQPVLIPGDMGRYSYVLVGTQKAMEETFGSTCHGAGRVMSRHQAIKSARGRDLHRELEDHGIFVMASGRETMAEEMPEAYKDVSQVVEAVHGAGISIKVAKLRPMGVIKG, from the coding sequence ATGAGTGAGCCGAAGCTGCGTAAGGTCAACGACTTTCTCTGGGAGATCCCAAAGGAGGGTAAGATGCGCGTGCCGGGCCGCATCTACGCCTCTGCGGAGATGCTCCCTGATGTGACCCGCGACAATGCCCATGAGCAGGTGGCCAATGTCGCCCAGCTACCGGGCATTGTCAAGTTTTCCTTGGCGATGCCCGATATTCATTGGGGATACGGTTTTCCCATCGGGGGCGTGGCCGCCTTTGACATGGAAGAGGGGATCATCTCCCCCGGCGGGGTGGGCTACGACATCAACTGTGGGGTGCGCTTGCTGCGCACCGATTTAGAGCGCAAGGCCATCGAGCCGAAAATAAAGGAGGTGGTGGCCGCGCTCTTCCGCGCCATCCCCAGCGGCGTGGGCTCCAAGGGGCAATTGCGCCTGAGCGCCCAGGAGGAAAAACAGGTGCTGGTGGAGGGGGCTCACTGGGCCGTCAAGAACGGTTACGGCCGGCCTGAGGACCTCGACAAGATCGAAGAGAACGGCAAGATGCGCGGGGCAGACCCGTCGGTGATCAGTGCGAAGGCCATGGAGCGCGGGCGCCCGCAGCTCGGCACCTTGGGCTCCGGCAATCACTTCGTCGAGGTAGGCTATGTGGAAGAGGTCCTCGATGAGGCTCTGGCAGAGGCGCTGGGGATGTTCAAGGACCAGGTGACCATCATCGTGCACACGGGCTCGCGCGGATTTGGCCACCAGGTGTGCGACGATTACATTGCCGTGATGATGCGTGCCAGCCAGAAGTACGGCATCGAATTGCCCGACCGCCAGCTGTGCTGCGCCCCGGTCAAGTCGCCGGAGGGGCAGCAATACCTGGCTGCCATGGCCTGTGCGGTGAACTTTGCCTTCTGCAACCGGCAGATGATTACCCACTGGACGCGCGAGGCCTTCGAGAAGGCCATGGGCATGAGCCCGCGGGACATCAACGTGCAGGTGGTCTATGAGGTGGCGCACAACATCGCCAAGATAGAGCGCCACCGCGTGGACGGCAAGGAGATGCAGCTCTGTGTGCACCGCAAGGGTGCCACGCGCGCCTTCCCTCCTGGCCATCCTGACGTGCCGGAGCAGTATCGCGCCATCGGCCAGCCGGTGCTCATCCCAGGAGACATGGGAAGATACTCCTACGTCCTGGTGGGCACGCAGAAGGCCATGGAGGAGACCTTCGGCTCCACCTGCCATGGCGCGGGTCGGGTGATGAGTCGCCACCAGGCGATCAAGAGCGCACGTGGCCGGGACTTGCATCGCGAGCTGGAAGACCACGGCATCTTCGTGATGGCCTCCGGCCGCGAGACGATGGCCGAGGAGATGCCGGAGGCCTACAAGGATGTGTCGCAGGTGGTTGAGGCAGTCCACGGCGCAGGCATCTCCATCAAAGTGGCTAAACTGCGGCCGATGGGTGTGATCAAGGGCTAA
- a CDS encoding archease: MDTRRYIELLNHTGDVGIRVRAAELPELFELAAEAMFQIICPKCAVRNTLTRHVAVAGDDLGQLLVNWLSELNFWFCTEQELYGEFRVSSLGDGFLRGVACGEKVDPQRHAIRTEIKAVTYHKLYVTQRDQEWEAQVIFDI; encoded by the coding sequence ATGGATACGCGGCGGTACATCGAGCTCCTGAACCATACGGGCGACGTGGGCATCCGTGTACGGGCCGCAGAGCTGCCGGAGCTGTTTGAGCTTGCTGCCGAGGCGATGTTCCAGATCATCTGCCCGAAGTGTGCGGTGAGAAATACCCTCACCCGCCATGTAGCGGTGGCAGGCGACGACCTGGGTCAGCTCTTGGTGAACTGGCTGTCGGAACTGAACTTCTGGTTCTGCACTGAACAGGAACTTTACGGAGAGTTCCGCGTTAGCTCATTGGGCGATGGTTTCTTGCGAGGAGTGGCCTGCGGCGAGAAGGTCGACCCACAGCGCCACGCCATTCGCACCGAGATCAAGGCTGTGACGTACCACAAGCTCTATGTGACCCAACGCGACCAGGAGTGGGAAGCGCAGGTGATCTTTGACATCTGA
- a CDS encoding M48 family metalloprotease, whose product MVALHRLVVNLLLMTAVLISIASCSSSVGTRHQVRLITVDQELELGRVCAKEVAQSYPPLADSEAEKYVAQLGQRIAAHSDWAGLNFAFRVIDSEEVYSFALPGGYAYLSRGMLELVDTACELAAVLAHEVAHVACRHGAEQVSARYGLALASESLFGANPALGRQVVAELFTPRGILLYGRAAEEEADGRALSYLEKAGYDPRGLLGVVERLRALEEQHPQALARWRVTHEPARQRLKWVKRGLRRVPATEALVEDEPGFRQIKSRLQQG is encoded by the coding sequence ATGGTTGCCCTGCACCGACTTGTCGTCAACCTCCTTCTGATGACGGCGGTGCTCATTTCCATCGCGAGCTGTTCCTCTTCGGTCGGCACCCGTCACCAGGTGAGGCTCATCACCGTTGACCAGGAGTTGGAGCTGGGCAGGGTGTGCGCGAAGGAGGTGGCGCAAAGCTATCCGCCCCTCGCCGACAGTGAGGCGGAGAAGTACGTTGCTCAGCTGGGCCAGCGCATCGCGGCACACTCGGACTGGGCAGGGTTAAACTTTGCGTTCCGCGTCATCGACTCCGAGGAGGTATACAGCTTTGCGCTGCCAGGTGGGTACGCCTACCTGTCGCGAGGCATGCTCGAGCTGGTAGACACGGCCTGTGAACTTGCTGCGGTTCTGGCCCATGAGGTGGCGCACGTGGCGTGCCGGCACGGCGCCGAGCAGGTGAGCGCCCGCTATGGTCTGGCCCTGGCGTCAGAGTCATTGTTTGGGGCAAATCCGGCTCTTGGGCGGCAGGTGGTGGCAGAGCTGTTCACCCCAAGGGGCATCCTCCTGTACGGCCGTGCCGCCGAAGAAGAAGCCGATGGGCGAGCACTCAGCTACCTGGAGAAGGCCGGCTATGACCCGCGCGGCTTGTTGGGCGTGGTGGAACGCCTCCGGGCGCTGGAGGAGCAGCATCCGCAGGCCCTGGCCAGGTGGCGAGTCACCCATGAGCCGGCCAGACAGAGGCTGAAATGGGTCAAGCGGGGACTGAGGCGCGTCCCGGCCACCGAGGCCTTGGTGGAGGACGAGCCAGGTTTTCGTCAAATCAAGAGCCGGCTGCAACAAGGTTGA
- the gpmI gene encoding 2,3-bisphosphoglycerate-independent phosphoglycerate mutase: MEKLQRLRHFPGRQGPLLVVIMDGIGISNHEEGNAVRLARTPTLDWLLATCPHLLLQAHGTAVGLPSDEDMGNSEVGHNAIGAGRVFDQGAKLVNRSLSTGEMFAGPVWRRLIDNCLRHDRPLHFIGLFSDGNVHSHIDHLKAMLVQAKREGVKKARIHVLLDGRDVGETSALDYVLPFEDFLASLNREGVDYRIASGGGRMRITMDRYEANWDMVALGWKTHVHGQGEQFRSAAEAITTFRARQPGVIDQDLPPFVIAENGQPVGKIEDHHSVIFFNFRGDRAIEISRAFEEDQFDKFDRSPRPKVEYAGMMQYDGDLKIPKSYLVAPPAIDRTMGELLVRSGVRQFACSETQKYGHVTYFWNGNRSGKFDEELEEYVEIPSDIVPFEQRPWMKSAEIADGTIGLLKSGRYRWGRINYPNGDMVGHTGVLHSAIIAVEAVDLGLKRLLPVVSELHGLAIITADHGNSEEMFERKNGKVVTDATGNPKAKTSHTLNPVPFIVFDPDYAGEYRLREDLPRAGLSNIAATILQLLGFAPPEDYDESLIEFVHK, from the coding sequence GTGGAGAAACTGCAGCGTCTGAGACATTTCCCGGGCCGCCAGGGCCCTTTGCTTGTGGTGATCATGGACGGTATTGGCATCTCGAACCATGAGGAGGGGAACGCGGTCCGCCTGGCGCGCACTCCGACCCTCGACTGGCTTCTCGCGACGTGTCCTCATCTCCTCCTTCAGGCGCACGGCACCGCAGTGGGCCTCCCATCTGACGAGGACATGGGCAACTCCGAGGTAGGGCACAATGCCATTGGCGCTGGCCGGGTCTTCGACCAGGGTGCAAAGTTGGTCAATCGCTCGCTGAGCACGGGCGAAATGTTTGCCGGGCCAGTGTGGAGGCGCCTCATCGACAATTGCCTGCGCCACGACAGGCCCCTGCACTTCATCGGGCTCTTCTCCGATGGCAACGTGCACAGTCATATCGACCACTTGAAGGCAATGTTAGTTCAGGCCAAACGGGAGGGAGTCAAGAAAGCGAGAATCCACGTGCTGCTGGACGGCCGCGACGTGGGTGAGACTTCCGCCCTGGACTATGTGCTGCCGTTTGAGGACTTCTTGGCAAGCCTCAACCGCGAGGGGGTCGACTACCGCATCGCCAGTGGGGGCGGCCGGATGAGGATCACCATGGATCGCTACGAGGCTAACTGGGATATGGTAGCCTTAGGGTGGAAGACACATGTGCATGGCCAAGGTGAGCAGTTCCGCTCCGCCGCCGAGGCCATCACCACTTTCCGCGCACGGCAGCCGGGAGTCATCGATCAGGACCTGCCGCCGTTTGTCATCGCCGAGAACGGGCAGCCGGTGGGCAAGATCGAGGACCACCATTCGGTGATCTTCTTCAACTTCCGGGGTGACCGGGCCATCGAAATCAGCAGGGCTTTCGAGGAAGACCAGTTCGACAAGTTCGATCGCAGCCCGCGGCCGAAGGTGGAGTACGCGGGCATGATGCAGTACGATGGCGACCTCAAGATCCCCAAGAGCTACCTTGTAGCGCCTCCGGCAATCGACCGCACCATGGGCGAGCTCCTGGTCCGGAGCGGGGTGCGGCAGTTCGCCTGCAGCGAAACGCAGAAGTACGGGCACGTCACCTACTTCTGGAATGGCAACCGCAGCGGCAAGTTCGACGAAGAGCTTGAGGAGTACGTGGAGATTCCCTCCGACATCGTGCCGTTCGAACAGCGCCCGTGGATGAAAAGCGCCGAAATCGCCGACGGCACCATCGGTCTTCTCAAGAGCGGCAGATATCGCTGGGGGAGGATCAACTATCCGAACGGCGACATGGTGGGGCACACCGGCGTGCTGCACTCGGCCATCATCGCTGTGGAGGCGGTTGACTTGGGGTTGAAGCGGCTGCTGCCGGTGGTGAGCGAGCTCCATGGCCTGGCCATCATCACTGCCGACCATGGGAACTCCGAAGAGATGTTCGAGCGCAAGAACGGCAAAGTGGTCACCGATGCAACGGGCAACCCAAAGGCGAAGACCAGCCACACGCTCAACCCGGTGCCGTTCATCGTCTTTGACCCTGACTATGCCGGAGAGTACCGTCTGCGGGAGGACCTGCCGCGCGCAGGCCTCAGCAACATTGCCGCCACCATCTTGCAGTTGCTGGGCTTCGCGCCCCCTGAGGACTATGACGAGAGCCTGATCGAATTCGTGCACAAATAG